One Drosophila kikkawai strain 14028-0561.14 chromosome 3L, DkikHiC1v2, whole genome shotgun sequence genomic window carries:
- the LOC108074024 gene encoding fibrous sheath CABYR-binding protein, producing MWKTVCVLILLSVVCSAGPLNSHQKRKTPVVREEPVPAEVEMPEQTETEAAPAPPQEAASLGTLTLPSNATSIRADITDNFSCSNKTYGYYADVENDCQIFHVCLPVTYADGRENTFRWSFICPEDTIFSQESFTCMRREDMTIECEDSARYYELNGNFGGAAEEESKPTPEESEQPEKEVMDAKPVEAEPKVPAEPAVEEPPKPAKPVKVQKPKPNRRKPQQPQRKVPAPVTAAPEVEAVPEPVAAVEVEAKPPKPQRFTNRPNKDKPHAYRPAIAAPPPMRNELFNGIRKRPAIFNKPTSTSTAKPVEEVEVVVDSEPAVTEAVVQLSEPQPTLKLQTMFKEPALIPVEVQEPMAQASEPAVSFVQPETVPEEVAPTKIEIDTRIEEVKPIEAIEEIPAVIVESLDEKKPEESEKEPSNEELVKAEEEIKPEEGIKAEEYVKPEVEIKPVEQIQAEAEIMPAEEIQPAEEIQPAEEIKSQEELKSDENLKPEEEPEVPAQVEEIYEAKPEEIKADPAIIETSNSNEETPVSIEALEAAKPADAPESMPATPEMEQHSPLVEEILDNSSNSETEGEAQESLGGFKPVDPVMAAEAEQLITDFLNTLKKNEEKAETEMADTILPVSNADVSIEEAKLPEPEIVDKNASVEEQILEESEPHKSQKHQMMKDSPIINIMQLSHLPMDYQIPVQVIPMEAQPVPEISAPSEVPEEVKAEKPEEVKEEKPIEDIQETVKEAIPEEVKEIISETEKEITPEAESKPEETPNHDDAQEESLVTASYMPSISIDDIVELVKERLDQTPKKDQMAPMELILTPGAAAPMTLVQSTPAQAVEQQSEPMEEELILPIYKRVSTAEPAMSKVQTLPVTGSKVETVPESQPEVREPKMDARKRRFLFRADAS from the exons ATGTGGAAAACCGTGTGTGTGCTGATTCTTCTGTCGGTCGTCTGCAGCGCAGGACCGCTGAATTCCCACCAG AAGAGAAAAACGCCAGTGGTCCGTGAGGAACCGGTACCGGCTGAGGTGGAAATGCCAGAGCAGACTGAGACAGaggcagctccagctccacctCAGGAGGCAGCATCCCTGGGCACACTCACTCTGCCCAGCAATGCCACCTCCATTCGGGCGGATATCACAGATAACTTCTCGTGCTCGAACAAAACTTATGGCTATTACGCGGATGTGGAGAACGATTGCCAAATCTTCCATGTGTGCCTGCCGGTGACCTATGCCGATGGCCGTGAGAACACCTTCCGCTGGAGCTTCATTTGCCCCGAGGACACTATATTCAGTCAG GAATCCTTCACCTGCATGCGACGCGAGGACATGACCATCGAGTGCGAGGATAGCGCCAGGTACTACGAGCTGAACGGCAACTTTGGTGGTGCAGCAGAGGAGGAGAGTAAGCCCACACCCGAGGAGAGTGAGCAGCCGGAGAAGGAGGTGATGGATGCCAAACCCGTTGAGGCTGAGCCAAAGGTCCCGGCAGAGCCTGCTGTTGAGGAACCCCCGAAGCCGGCTAAGCCTGTCAAGGTGCAGAAGCCCAAGCCCAATCGCCGAAAGCCTCAGCAGCCCCAAAGAAAGGTGCCAGCTCCGGTGACCGCTGCTCCTGAAGTGGAAGCTGTTCCGGAACCAGTTGCTGCCGTGGAAGTGGAGGCCAAGCCACCGAAGCCACAACGATTCACCAATAGGCCAAACAAGGATAAACCACATGCCTACAGGCCTGCCATCGCTGCTCCTCCACCAATGAGGAACGAACTCTTCAATGGCATTCGCAAGCGTCCGGCGATCTTCAATAAGCCAACCAGCACGAGCACAGCCAAGCCCGTggaggaagtggaagtggTGGTGGATAGCGAACCAGCAGTCACTGAGGCTGTGGTTCAGCTAAGTGAACCCCAACCCACTCTGAAGCTGCAGACCATGTTCAAGGAACCAGCTTTAATTCCCGTGGAAGTGCAGGAACCCATGGCTCAAGCTTCCGAGCCAGCCGTGTCTTTCGTTCAGCCAGAGACAGTTCCGGAAGAGGTGGCACCCACCAAGATTGAAATCGATACCAGGATCGAGGAGGTAAAACCCATTGAAGCAATTGAGGAGATTCCTGCTGTCATAGTGGAAAGTTTGGATGAAAAGAAGCCAGAGGAGAGCGAGAAGGAACCATCTAATGAGGAGCTTGTTAAGGCAGAAGAGGAGATCAAGCCAGAAGAAGGAATCAAAGCTGAAGAATATGTCAAACCTGAAGTAGAGATCAAGCCAGTAGAACAGATCCAAGCAGAAGCAGAGATCATGCCAGCCGAAGAGATTCAGCCTGCAGAAGAGATCCAGCCAGCAGAAGAGATCAAAAGCCAAGAAGAACTCAAGTCTGACGAAAATCTGAAACCCGAAGAGGAGCCAGAGGTACCCGCCCAAGTTGAGGAAATCTATGAAGCCAAGCCAGAGGAAATCAAAGCGGATCCTGCTATTATTGAAACCAGCAACTCCAATGAGGAAACCCCCGTCAGCATTGAAGCTTTGGAAGCAGCCAAGCCAGCCGATGCCCCGGAAAGCATGCCTGCCACTCCCGAAATGGAGCAACACAGTCCGCTTGTCGAGGAAATCCTTgataacagcagcaacagcgaaACAGAAGGAGAGGCCCAGGAATCCCTTGGTGGCTTCAAGCCCGTCGATCCTGTAATGGCCGCCGAGGCAGAACAGTTGATCACCGATTTCCTTAATACCCTGAAAAAGAACGAAGAGAAAGCCGAGACTGAGATGGCAGACACCATTCTACCCGTGAGTAATGCGGATGTGTCCATCGAGGAGGCCAAGCTGCCAGAACCCGAGATCGTGGACAAGAATGCCTCTGTGGAGGAGCAAATCCTAGAGGAATCGGAGCCCCATAAGTCCCAAAAGCATCAAATGATGAAGGACTCACCCATTATTAATATCATGCAGTTGAGCCATCTGCCCATGGACTACCAGATCCCAGTTCAGGTTATTCCAATGGAGGCTCAGCCCGTTCCCGAGATTTCTGCGCCATCAGAGGTGCCTGAAGAAGTCAAGGCGGAAAAACCTGAAGAAGTCAAAGAGGAAAAACCTATCGAGGACATCCAAGAAACTGTCAAGGAAGCTATTCCGGAGGAGGTAAAGGAAATTATTTCCGAAACCGAGAAGGAAATCACTCCTGAGGCGGAATCCAAGCCGGAGGAGACTCCCAACCACGACGATGCCCAGGAGGAGAGCCTAGTCACTGCCTCCTACATGCCCTCTATTAGTATCGATGACATCGTGGAACTGGTGAAAGAGCGCCTCGACCAGACCCCCAAGAAGGATCAGATGGCTCCCATGGAGCTGATACTCACGCCAGGTGCGGCCGCACCCATGACTCTGGTTCAGAGCACTCCTGCCCAGGCAGTCGAGCAGCAGTCAGAGCCGATGGAGGAGGAGCTCATCCTGCCCATCTACAAGCGCGTCTCAACCGCCGAACCAGCCATGTCCAAGGTTCAGACGCTGCCCGTGACCGGTAGCAAGGTGGAAACGGTACCCGAATCCCAACCGGAGGTCAGAGAGCCCAAGATGGACGCCCGCAAGCGGCGCTTCTTGTTCCGCGCCGATGCCAGCTAA
- the LOC108073838 gene encoding protein IWS1 homolog isoform X2, producing MDLDWWQPSIIVGLICLLLPSQISPASAWSLPVRDSAVSAPVGRRLNEVSPYVDLALCPIRAEPWTCARQQSARILDAWDGELHVQWQKLKVEADRQMNATIERRGYSTSELPVKEKPSTILKKIEIGTNYMKKYLAESMDGFLGREYEYLQTPKAAEDDSENDDGDDDDETDAADDNDTSNAAEEEEDAAKDEDEDDDDEDENEDISDSTAEQDDQDTDPENDDEDVDEAASEPEKEAEKETVPSIFSGQPATTAAAAQDDGKSPAFSEGNSSSGVEFIELQDGDETAAGALKKPGGGGGKRKKNKKKKGGKRKKNKKGQGQDSQPATLVVVQAAPEHHEVDHGHGSDSAIFSHGSSDDDDETVAVKPMKKRKQKRRMKGKRKRKGQHGGSNSVVEHEQSDLSLGLGLLDELVDADDYAGGGGKRKHRNPLNYGRSNGVTRGKKKKKKKAIAKFMLIGSFLKAKIELLLKILGAHLQVKFFAIALIGLLINIARFWIDVKRGSPPSKHHYEDHGDDWSEQGSYWKRSLQTDPSIEDTDSSTDSYQLRQAQQQQPGIQDPHYLAYRNQYQWQ from the exons aagTCTCGCCATATGTGGATCTGGCCTTGTGTCCTATTCGAGCGGAGCCCTGGACCTGTGCCCGCCAGCAGTCCGCGAGGATACTGGACGCCTGGGATGGAGAGCTTCATGTTCAATGGCAAAAGCTGAAGG TCGAGGCCGATCGGCAGATGAATGCGACGATCGAGCGGCGGGGTTATAGCACCTCAGAGCTGCCTGTGAAAGAGAAGCCATCGACGATACTAAAGAAAATCGAAATCGGCACGAATTACATGAAGAAATATCTGGCCGAGTCCATGGACGG CTTCCTCGGCCGCGAATACGAGTATTTGCAGACCCCAAAGGCAGCTGAAGATGATAGTGAAaacgacgacggcgacgatgatgatgaaacGGATGCTGCGGACGATAATGATACCAGTAATgccgccgaggaggaggaggatgctgccaaggatgaggatgaggatgacgatgatgaggaCGAGAATGAGGATATCTCGGACAGCACAGCGGAGCAGGATGACCAAGACACGGATCCCGAGAACGATGACGAGGATGTGGATGAGGCGGCATCGGAACCGGAGAAGGAAGCGGAAAAGGAAACAGTGCCCAGTATTTTCAGTGGTCAGCCAGCGAcgacggcggcagcggcgCAGGACGATGGGAAAAGCCCAGCTTTCAGCGAGGGCAACTCTTCCTcag gTGTGGAATTCATTGAACTCCAGGATGGCGATGAAACGGCGGCTGGTGCCCTTAAAAAACCCGGCGGTGGTGGAGGAAAACGCAAGAagaacaagaagaagaagggtGGCAAGCGAAAGAAGAACAAGAAGGGTCAGGGCCAGGACTCCCAACCTGCCACGCTGGTGGTGGTCCAGGCAGCGCCCGAGCATCACGAGGTGGACCATGGCCATGGCAGCGATTCCGCGATATTTAGCCATGGTTCcagcgatgatgatgacgagaCCGTAGCCGTGAAACCCATGAAGAAGCGGAAGCAGAAGCGCCGCATGAAGGGCAAGCGGAAGCGGAAGGGTCAGCACGGCGGTTCCAATTCCGTGGTGGAGCACGAGCAGAGCGACTTGAGCCTGGGATTGGGCCTCCTTGACGAGCTCGTGGATGCGGATGACTacgccggcggcggcggcaagcGGAAGCACAGGAATCCACTAAATTATGGTAGAAGTAACGGAG TGACTCGcggcaagaagaagaagaagaagaaggccaTCGCCAAATTCATGCTAATTGGCAGCTTCCTGAAGGCCAAAATTGAGCTGCTGCTGAAGATCCTCGGAGCCCATCTCCAGGTCAAGTTCTTTGCCATCGCCCTAATCGGTTTGCTGATCAATATAGCCCGGTTCTGGATCGACGTTAAGCGCGGCAGTCCGCCGTCCAAG CACCACTACGAGGATCATGGCGACGACTGGAGCGAGCAGGGCAGCTATTGGAAGCGATCCCTGCAGACGGATCCCTCCATTGAGGATACCGACTCCTCCACGGACAGCTACCAGCTGCGGcaggcacagcagcagcagcctggcATCCAGGATCCCCACTATCTGGCCTATCGCAACCAGTACCAGTGGCAGTAG
- the LOC108073838 gene encoding uncharacterized protein isoform X1 → MDLDWWQPSIIVGLICLLLPSQISPASAWSLPVRDSAVSAPVGRRLNEVSPYVDLALCPIRAEPWTCARQQSARILDAWDGELHVQWQKLKVEADRQMNATIERRGYSTSELPVKEKPSTILKKIEIGTNYMKKYLAESMDGFLGREYEYLQTPKAAEDDSENDDGDDDDETDAADDNDTSNAAEEEEDAAKDEDEDDDDEDENEDISDSTAEQDDQDTDPENDDEDVDEAASEPEKEAEKETVPSIFSGQPATTAAAAQDDGKSPAFSEGNSSSGVEFIELQDGDETAAGALKKPGGGGGKRKKNKKKKGGKRKKNKKGQGQDSQPATLVVVQAAPEHHEVDHGHGSDSAIFSHGSSDDDDETVAVKPMKKRKQKRRMKGKRKRKGQHGGSNSVVEHEQSDLSLGLGLLDELVDADDYAGGGGKRKHRNPLNYGRSNGVTRGKKKKKKKAIAKFMLIGSFLKAKIELLLKILGAHLQVKFFAIALIGLLINIARFWIDVKRGSPPSKVVYVEHAHHQHHYEDHGDDWSEQGSYWKRSLQTDPSIEDTDSSTDSYQLRQAQQQQPGIQDPHYLAYRNQYQWQ, encoded by the exons aagTCTCGCCATATGTGGATCTGGCCTTGTGTCCTATTCGAGCGGAGCCCTGGACCTGTGCCCGCCAGCAGTCCGCGAGGATACTGGACGCCTGGGATGGAGAGCTTCATGTTCAATGGCAAAAGCTGAAGG TCGAGGCCGATCGGCAGATGAATGCGACGATCGAGCGGCGGGGTTATAGCACCTCAGAGCTGCCTGTGAAAGAGAAGCCATCGACGATACTAAAGAAAATCGAAATCGGCACGAATTACATGAAGAAATATCTGGCCGAGTCCATGGACGG CTTCCTCGGCCGCGAATACGAGTATTTGCAGACCCCAAAGGCAGCTGAAGATGATAGTGAAaacgacgacggcgacgatgatgatgaaacGGATGCTGCGGACGATAATGATACCAGTAATgccgccgaggaggaggaggatgctgccaaggatgaggatgaggatgacgatgatgaggaCGAGAATGAGGATATCTCGGACAGCACAGCGGAGCAGGATGACCAAGACACGGATCCCGAGAACGATGACGAGGATGTGGATGAGGCGGCATCGGAACCGGAGAAGGAAGCGGAAAAGGAAACAGTGCCCAGTATTTTCAGTGGTCAGCCAGCGAcgacggcggcagcggcgCAGGACGATGGGAAAAGCCCAGCTTTCAGCGAGGGCAACTCTTCCTcag gTGTGGAATTCATTGAACTCCAGGATGGCGATGAAACGGCGGCTGGTGCCCTTAAAAAACCCGGCGGTGGTGGAGGAAAACGCAAGAagaacaagaagaagaagggtGGCAAGCGAAAGAAGAACAAGAAGGGTCAGGGCCAGGACTCCCAACCTGCCACGCTGGTGGTGGTCCAGGCAGCGCCCGAGCATCACGAGGTGGACCATGGCCATGGCAGCGATTCCGCGATATTTAGCCATGGTTCcagcgatgatgatgacgagaCCGTAGCCGTGAAACCCATGAAGAAGCGGAAGCAGAAGCGCCGCATGAAGGGCAAGCGGAAGCGGAAGGGTCAGCACGGCGGTTCCAATTCCGTGGTGGAGCACGAGCAGAGCGACTTGAGCCTGGGATTGGGCCTCCTTGACGAGCTCGTGGATGCGGATGACTacgccggcggcggcggcaagcGGAAGCACAGGAATCCACTAAATTATGGTAGAAGTAACGGAG TGACTCGcggcaagaagaagaagaagaagaaggccaTCGCCAAATTCATGCTAATTGGCAGCTTCCTGAAGGCCAAAATTGAGCTGCTGCTGAAGATCCTCGGAGCCCATCTCCAGGTCAAGTTCTTTGCCATCGCCCTAATCGGTTTGCTGATCAATATAGCCCGGTTCTGGATCGACGTTAAGCGCGGCAGTCCGCCGTCCAAG GTTGTATACGTTGAACATGCCCACCATCAGCACCACTACGAGGATCATGGCGACGACTGGAGCGAGCAGGGCAGCTATTGGAAGCGATCCCTGCAGACGGATCCCTCCATTGAGGATACCGACTCCTCCACGGACAGCTACCAGCTGCGGcaggcacagcagcagcagcctggcATCCAGGATCCCCACTATCTGGCCTATCGCAACCAGTACCAGTGGCAGTAG
- the LOC108073861 gene encoding low density lipoprotein receptor adapter protein 1, which produces MASNSSSTTDLDSQVNVEDLPITFKVKYIGSEVARGLWGIKYTRRPVDIMVGVAKNLPPNKVLPNCDLKVSTNGVQLEIISPKASINHWSYPIDTISYGVQDLVYTRVFAMIVVKDEASPHPFEVHAFVCDSRAMARKLTFALAAAFQDYSRRVKELAGEEDDQTNGDTITPTRQKFAIDLRTPEEIQAGELDQETEA; this is translated from the exons ATGGCCTCcaatagcagcagcaccaccgaTCTGGACAGCCAGGTCAATGTGGAGGACTTGCCCATTACGTTCAAG GTAAAATACATTGGCTCGGAGGTGGCTCGCGGCTTGTGGGGCATCAAGTACACCCGCCGGCCCGTGGATATTATGGTGGGCGTCGCCAAGAACCTGCCACCCAATAAGGTCTTACCAAACTGCGACCTAAAGGTATCCACAAACGGAGTTCAGCTGGAGATCATCTCGCCCAAGGCCAGCATCAACCACTGGAGCTACCCCATTGACACAATATCATATGGAGTGCAGGATCTGGTCTACACCAGGGTCTTTGCCATGATTGTGGTCAAAGATGAGGCCAGTCCGCATCCGTTCGAGGTGCATGCCTTCGTCTGCGATAGCCGGGCGATGGCCCGTAAGCTAACCTTTGCTCTGGCCGCCGCTTTTCAGGACTACAGCCGAAGGGTCAAGGAACTGGCCGGGGAGGAGGATGACCAGACAAATGGAGACACCATTACGCCAACGCGCCAAAAGTTCGCCATCGATCTGCGAACACCGGAGGAGATCCAGGCCGGCGAACTGGACCAGGAGACGGAGGCGTAG